The following proteins are co-located in the Dyadobacter chenwenxiniae genome:
- a CDS encoding response regulator transcription factor gives MQLKILIADDHPIFLTGLKEVIETDEGLKVVTSARNGKEALQQFQAYSNLDVVVLDINMPVMSGLEAAEQLLQIKPDLPVIILTMHKEKAPFMKSLEIGVMGYVLKENAVSDIVHAIYKVMDGNSYLSPEISSYLLKRNAFKTKQENEPDLLGLLTPAENQIIRMIAAYKSSREIADELFISEKTVFNHRMNISKKLNITGKNSLLRFALDHF, from the coding sequence ATGCAGCTAAAAATCCTTATCGCCGACGATCACCCCATTTTTTTGACAGGCCTAAAAGAAGTCATTGAAACAGACGAAGGCCTGAAAGTAGTAACCAGTGCGCGGAACGGAAAAGAGGCTTTGCAGCAATTTCAAGCGTATTCTAATCTGGATGTCGTTGTGCTGGACATCAATATGCCGGTTATGTCAGGTCTGGAAGCGGCCGAGCAGTTGTTACAAATCAAACCCGACCTCCCAGTAATCATCCTGACGATGCACAAGGAAAAAGCGCCTTTTATGAAGTCGTTGGAAATAGGCGTGATGGGATACGTGTTGAAAGAGAACGCAGTTTCAGACATTGTCCATGCGATTTACAAAGTCATGGATGGAAACTCTTACCTGAGCCCCGAGATTTCGTCTTACCTATTAAAGCGGAATGCCTTTAAAACAAAACAGGAAAATGAACCTGATCTGCTAGGCCTTTTAACCCCGGCAGAAAATCAGATTATCAGAATGATCGCCGCCTACAAATCGAGCAGAGAAATCGCAGATGAGCTTTTTATCAGTGAAAAAACTGTTTTCAATCACCGGATGAATATTTCGAAAAAGTTGAATATAACTGGTAAGAACAGCTTGCTACGCTTTGCGCTTGACCATTTCTGA